Part of the Cryptosporangium arvum DSM 44712 genome, GACGTGGACGGGCTCCGGGCCGACCTCGTCACCGCGCGGACGGCCGTCGCGCTGGCCGCCTGGCACGCGCGTGACCACGTCACCGACGACGACATCCGGAGCGCCGCCGAGCTGGCCCTGCCGCACCGCCGCCGGCGCAACCCGTTCGACGCTCCCGGCCTCGACCAGGACCAGCTCGACAAGGCCCTGCAGGAAGCCGCCGACAACGACCCGGACGACGACCCCGACGACGACCCGGGCCGCGGGCCGGACGACCCCGGCGGCCCGGACGACGGCGGCCCGGACGACGACGACCCGGACCACGGTGGTCAAGCCGACGGCGACGCGACCGACAGCGACGCGACCGAGGCCGACGCGAACCAGGGCGGCCCCGACCGGCGTCAGCCCGACGCGGCCCCGAGCGCACCGCACGACGGCCCGCCTCCGTCCGGACCGCAAGCCCCGGCCGACCGGGCCGCCGACGACGACACCGACGATCGGCCGCGCCGGCTCGCCGCCGCCGAACAAGCCGCGGTCCGCGCCACCAACCCGTACCGCACCAAGCTGCTCACCGTGCCCGGCATCGGGCGCTCCCAGTCCGACGCCTCCGGCCGCCGCTCGCAGGCCGAGGCCCGCCGCGGCCGCGTGGTGCGCTCCACCCGCACCGACGGCCCGGTGACCGACGTCCACCTGATCGCGACGTTGCTGGCGGCGGCGCCGCACCAGAAAGCCCGCGGACGCACCGCCGGCCTCCGGCTCGAGAAGCAGGACCTGCGCGCCGCCGTCCGCCGCGGTCGGGAGAGCAACACGATCCTGTTCTGCGTCGACGCGTCCGGTTCGATGGCCGCGCGGCAGCGGATGGCCGCGGTCAAGGGCGCGGTGCTGTCGTTACTGCTCGACGCCTACCAGCGTCGCGACACCGTCGGCCTGGTGACGTTCCGGCGGGACACCGCGACGCTCGCGCTACCGCCCACCGGCAGCGTCGAAGTGGCCGCGCGCCGCCTCGAGGAGCTTCCGACCGGCGGCCGGACCCCGCTCGCCCAGGGGCTCGTCAAGTCGGCCGAGGTCCTGAAGATCGAGCGACGACGTAACCCGCACCGACGTCCGCTGCTCGTCGTGGTCACCGACGGCCGGGCCACCTACGGTCCGGACGCCAGAGCCGCCGCCCGCCGCGCCGCCGCGTACCTGGCCGCCGAGGGCACCGCGTCCGTCGTCGTCGACTGCGAGAACGGGCCGATCCGCTTGGGGCTCGCGCAGGAACTCGCCGTGCACCTCGGGGCCACCGCGTTCCGGCTCGAGGAACTGAACGCCGACAACCTGGCCGGTGTCGCGAGGGGAGCAGCCTGATGCCGCAGGGCAAACCGACCACCGTCCCGAACGACGGCCTCACCACCCGCCAGCGCCGCCGCCGCCCGATCCTGGCCGTCCACACCGGCCCCGGGAAGGGCAAGTCCACGGCGGCGTTCGGGCTCGCGCTGCGGGCCTGGAACGCCGGCTGGCCGATCGGCGTCTTCCAGTTCGTGAAGAGTGCGAAGTGGCGGGTGGGGGAGGAGGACGCGCTCACCGCGCTCGGCGAGTACCACGCGCAGACCGGCACCGGCGCGCCCGTGACCTGGCACAAGATGGGCGAAGGCTGGTCCTGGATCCAGCGCGCGGGCACCGAGCAGGACCACGCGCGCGACGCGGCCGAAGGCTGGGAGCAGATCAAGCGTGATCTGGCTGCCGAAAATTACGGCCTGTATGTCCTGGATGAGTTCACTTATCCCATGAAGTGGGGTTGGGTCGACGTCGATGATGTGGTGGAGACGCTGGGGAACCGCCCCGGCAGCCAACATGTCGTGATCACCGGCCGTGATGCCCATCCGTCCCTTCTCGAAGCTGCTGACCTGGTCACCGAGATGACGAAGGTCAAGCACCCGATGGACGCCGGGCAGAAGGGCCAGAAGGGAATCGAGTGGTGACCGTCGTCCCCCGCCTCGTCATCGCCGCCCCGGCGTCCGGCCACGGCAAGACCACCGTCGCGACCGGGCTCCTCGCCGCGTACAAAGCGCGTGGCCTGCGGGTCAGTCCGCACAAGGTCGGCCCGGACTACATCGACCCCGGCTACCACGCCCTGGCCTCCGGGCGGCCGGGTCGCAACCTGGACCCGTATCTCGTCGGCCCGCACCTGATGGGCCCGCTGTTCGCGCACGGTGCCGCCGGTGCCGACCTCGCGGTCGTCGAGGGCGTCATGGGCCTCTACGACGGCGCGGTCGGGCACGGTGACCTCGGCTCGACCGCGCAGGTCGCGGCCGCGCTCCGGGCGCCGGTCGTGCTCGTCGTGGACTCGTCGGCGCAGGGCCGGTCGGTCGCCGCGCTGGTGCACGGGTTCCGCACGTACGAGCCGAGCGTCTGGCTCGGCGGGGTGATCCTCAACCGGGTCGGCTCCGAGCGGCACGAGAAGATCCTGCGTGACGCGTGCGAGGAGATCGGCACGCCGGTGTTCGGGGCGTTGCGTCGGCGCGACGCGATCTCGACGCCGTCGCGGCACCTGGGCCTGGTGCCGGTCGCGGAGCGCAGCCAGGAAGCGACCGAGGCCGTCGACGCGATGGGGCGGATCGTCGCCGAGAGCGTGGACCTGGACCGGCTGCTGTGGCTCGCGCGGTCGGCTCCGCCGGTGTCGGCCGACCCGTGGTCGCCGTCCGAAGCGGTCGGCGGCCGGGTGTCGGAGCGTCCGGTGATCGCGGTCGCCGCCGGAGCGGCGTTCACTTTCGGTTACGCCGAGACGGTCGAGCTGCTGGAAGCCACCGGGGCGGTCGTGGCGCGGTTCGACCCGCTGCACGACGAGTCGTTGCCGGAGGGTGCGGCCGGGCTGGTCGTCGGGGGTGGGTTCCCCGAGGTGCACGCCGAGGCGCTGAGCGCGAACGAGCCGTTGAAGAAGGCGGTGCGTGAGCTGGCGGCGTCCGGGGCGCCGATCGCCGCGGAGTGCGCCGGGCTGCTCTGGCTGACCAAGTCGCTGGACGGCAAGCCGATGTGCGGTGTGCTCGACGCCGAGGCGGGGATGACGCCCAACCTCACGCTCGGTTATCGGAGTGCGGTGGCGATCTCGGATTCGCAGCTGCTGCCGGAAGGGACGCGGGTGCACGGGCACGTGTTCCACCGCACGCAGGTGGAGCCGCGGGCCGGGGCGCGGCCGGCCTGGCAGTGGCAGGGGCGCCCGCCGGAGGGGTTCGTGCAGGACGGGATTCACGCGTCCTACCTGCACCTGCACTGGGCCGCGCATCCGGTGATCGCGCGCCGGCTGGTCGATGCGGCGGCGCGCCTGCAGCGTCGTGCGTTGCCCGCCGTCGCTGCCGGTCCGTCGAACACCCTGGTCGACGCTCCGCGCGCGCTACCGCCCGCGTCCGCCGACCCCGCCCCCACGAAGATCGACACCCCCGCCGACCCGGCCTCGGCCGCCCCGACGGCCGTGGCCCCCGCCCCGACCGCGGTCGAGCCGGCCGTACCGACCCCGACCGCTATCGAGCCGCCGGCGGCGACCCCGACCGCGGTCGAGCCGACCCCGACCCCGACCGCTATCGAGCCGGCCGGCGACGAGACGCCCACGGCGGTGGTGCCGGCGGGTGGATCCGGTGAGGACCGGGAAGCGGCGGACGCGGCTGCGGCCCGGGCCCGGGCGGAGGCCGACGCCGCCGCCGCCCGCACGCGTGCCGAGCAGGACGCCGTGGCAGCCGGCACGCGCGACGCCGTGAAGAGCGGCACGCGGGACGCCGTGAAGAACGGCGCCGGGTCCGACGATGCGGCGCACGAGGCCGCCGGGATCGGGCCCGACCGGAGGGCCGATGGCGACGAGGGCACCGACGAGGCGGTGGCACCAGGTGTGGCGTCGATGAAGGAGAACGGCACCACCGCTGACGGGAATGACATCGCGACGGCCGACAAAAACGGCGATTCGGGAAGTTTGCCCCGCGTGTCGCGGAGCGACGGTCCGGCGTCTGCGCCGGATCGCGACGGATCATGAGTTCTCACGGCGGGTGGTCGAGCCGGGCCGGGTGGGACGGCCCCGACCACCGGCGGAGGAGCGTCGCATGAAGCTGATCGGCGTCGGTGTGGGCCCGGGCGATCCCGAGCTGGTCACCGTGAAGGCCGTGCGGGTGATGCGCGCGGCCGACCGGGTCTACGTGCCGGTGCTCTCCGCCGACGAGACCGGCTACGCCGAGCTCACCGTGCGTACGCACGTGGACCACGATCGGCTCGAGCGGCTCGTGTTCACGGCCGGTGATCCCGACGGGGCCGCCGACGTCGTCGCCCGTTTCCTGCAGTCGGTCGGTCCCGGCGGCTCGGCGGTGTTCGCGACGATCGGCGACCCGAACGTGTACTCGGCGTTCACCCAGCTCGCACAGGCGATCCGGCGGCTGCTGCCGGAGGTCGCGGTCGAGACGGTCCCGGGGGTCACCGCCGCGCAGGACCTGGCGAGCCGCTGCCGGGTCCCGCTCGTCGAGCACGGCGAGTCGCTCACGCTGCTGCCGCTCGGCACCGGCGTCGGCGGTCTCTCCGACGTGCTCGACCGCCCGGGCAGCGTCGTCGTCTACAAGAGCGGGCGGCACCTGATCGGCGTGAAGGAAGCGGTCCGGCGCGCCGGACGCCTGCACGGCGCGCTCTACGGAGCGCGGCTCGGCCTGCCGGGCGAGGAGGTGCGGCCGCTGGCCTCCGCCGACGGCAGCACCGCGCCGTACCTGTCATCGGTGCTGGTCCCCGCGCGGCGGACCGGCGTTCGGAGTGGAGCACAGTGAAGCCGTTAGCGGTCTACGTGGTCGGCGTCGGTGCGCGGGCCGGGGTGTCCGCCGCGGAGGTCAGCGCGCTCGTCGACGAGGCGCTCGCGGCCGCACGCATCGGGGCGCACGAGGTGGCGCACCTCGCGACCGTGGAGGCGAAGGGGACGGAGGCGGGGATCCGCACCGTCGCCGCCGACCGGGGCTGGCGGCTGGTGACGTGGCCGGCCGCGCGGCTCGCGCAGGTATTGGTACCGACGCCCTCCGCGCTGGTCGGCGAGGTGGCCGGCACGGCGAGCGTGGCCGAGGCCTCGGCGCTGCTCGACTCGACCGGCCGGCCGACCGGCGCACTCGTCGTGCCGAAGCGCACGTCGCCGACCGTGACGGTGGCGATCGCCCGACACAGTGGTTGATCTCCGGCACCACGGCGACGCCGAGGTACGCGAGGCCGGGCTCGTCGATCTCGCGGTGAACGTGCGGCAGGGGGCGATGCCGGGCTGGCTGGCGGGGCCGGTGCGGGAGTCGCTCGAGGACCTGGCGGCCTACCCGGATCAGACCGGAGCACGGGCGGCGGTGGCGGCCCGGCACGGTCGGCCACCGGAGGAGGTGCTGCTGACCGCCGGGGCCGCGGAGGCATTCGTGCTGCTGGCGCGGGTACTGCGACCCCGCAGGGCGGTGGTGGTGCACCCCCAGTTCACCGAGCCGGAGGCGGCGCTGCTGGCCGCGGGGCACGCCGTGACACGAACCGTGCTGCGGGCCGCGGACGGGTTCGTGCTCGATCCGGCCCTGGTGCCCGACGACGCCGATCTGGTCGTCATCGGCAACCCGACGAACCCGACGTCGGTCCTCCATCCGGCGGTTTCGCTCGCCGCGTTGGCGCGACCGGGGCGGACGCTCGTCGTGGACGAGGCGTTCGCGGACACGATCGCGGGCGAGCCGGAGTCGGTGGCGGGGCGGCGGGAGCTCCCCGGGCTCGTCGTCGTCCGGAGCCTGACCAAGACCTGGCAGCTGGCCGGGCTGCGGGTCGGGTACGTGCTTGCGCCGGCCGGGCTGGTCGGCGCACTGGGGGAGGCGCAGCCGCTGTGGGGGGTGTCGACGCCGGCTCTGGCGGCCGCGGTGGCGTGCAGTTCGGCGCGGGCGGTGGCCGCCGCCGACGAGTTCGCGGCCGCGCTCGCCGACGAGCGGGAGTACCTGCTGGCGGGGCTGCGCGCGGTGACGGGGGTGCGGGTGCACGGGGTGCCGGCGTCGTCGTTCGTGCTGATCGAGACCCCGGGGGCGGCGGCGCTGCGGGAGCGGCTGCGCCGGTCGGGGTGGGCGGTGCGCCGGGGCGATACGTTCCCCGGGCTGGGGCCGGACTGGCTCCGGGTCGCGGTCCGGGACCGGGTCACCACCGACCGGTTCCTGAGCGCGCTCGCGGCGGCGCGCTGAGGGTTGCGCCACGTGCGTGCGCGCGGAGTGGGGAGGGCGGGCGCGGTTACGGAGTGGCGCGGTGCACGATTAAGGGAACGGCCCTGGGAGGAACCACCTGATGAGCCTGTTGAGCTCCACCGTTGCGGCGATCGGTCCGGCGGATGCCGCGGCCGCCGCGCAGGCGCGTGACCGCCAGGCTCGGATGACGAAGCCGGCCGGTTCGCTGGGCGTGCTCGAGGACCTCTCGATCCGGCTCGCCGGGCTGGCCGGGCAGTGCCCGCCTCCGCTGCCCGAACCCGCGGCGGTAGCGGTGTTCGCCGGGGATCACGGCGTGCACGCCCAGGGCGTCACGCCGTGGCCGCAGGAGGTCACCGGCCAGATGGTGGCGAACTTCCTGGCCGGCGGTGCGGTCGTCAACGCGTTCGCGGCGCAGGTGGGGGCAGCGGTGACCGTCGTCGACGTGGGCGTGGCTGTCGCGCCCGCGGCCGGTGCCGGCCTGCTGGAGCGCAACGTGCGCCGGGGCACCCGGGACATGACGGTCGAGCCGGCGATGACGCGGGACGAGGCGATCGCCGCGATCGAGGTCGGGATCGCGGTGGCCGGGGAACTGGTGGACGCCGGGCACCGGGCTCTGCTCACCGGCGACATGGGCATCGCGAACACGACCGCGTCGGCCGCGCTGGTGGCCGCGTTCACCGGCGCCGACGCCGCCGCGGTGACCGGCGCGGGCACCGGGATCGACGCGGAGACGCTGGCCCACAAGACGGAGGTCGTGCGCCGCGCACTCGCCCGCCACGACCTCGACGCCGACGACCCGATCGGCGTCCTGGCGGCGGTGGGTGGCCTCGAGCACGCGGCGATCGCCGGGTTGGTGCTGGGCGGGGCGGCCCGGCGGGTGCCGGTGATCCTCGACGGGGTGATCGCCGGGTCGGCCACGCTGGTGGCCGCCGCGCTCGCCCCCGACTGCCTGGACGCCGTCGTGGCCGGCCACCGGTCCACCGAGCCCGGCCACGGGGTGGCCCTCGACCACCTGGGCCTGACGCCGCTCGTCGACCTCTCGCTGCGGCTCGGCGAAGGCACCGGTGCGGTGCTCGCTCTGCCGCTCGTGCAGGCCGGCGTGCGCGCACTGCGTGACGTGGCGACGTTCGACTCGGCCGGTGTGACGGAGAAGCAGTGACGTATCCGGTCGGATTGCGGCTGACGGGACGGCGCGTCCTGGTCGTCGGCGGCGGCACGGTCGCGCAGCGGCGCGTGCCCGCCCTCCTCGACGCCGGTGCGCAGATCGTGCTCGTGGCGCCGGAGGTGACGCCGGCGCTGGACGCGCTGGCGGCGGCCGGGCGGCTGCGCTGGGAACCGCGCGAGTACACCGCGGGTGACGTCGACGGCGCCTGGTACGTGATGGCCGCGACCGACGTCCCGGCCGTCAACGCGGCGGTCGCCGAGGCGGCCGAGGCCGCGCACACGTTCTGCGCCCGCGCCGACGACGGCTCGGACGCCTCCGCGTGGACACCGGCGGTCGGGCGGCACGGAAACCTCACGGTCGCGGTGCACGCGGACCGCGACCCGCGGCGCGCGGCCCTGCTGCGTGACGCGCTCGTCGACCGCCTCAACGACGGTTCGCTGGACGCCGCTCCGCAGCGCGGCCGCGGCCCCGTGCCGGGTGTCGCGCTCGTCGGGGCCGGCCCCGGCGACCCGGAGCTGATCACGGTCCGCGGGCGGCGCCTGCTGTCCCAGGCCGAGGTCGTGGTGGCCGACCGTCTCGCGCCCCAGTTGCTGCTGGACGAGCTCCCGCCGCACGTCGAGGTCGTGGACGCGTCGAAGGTGCCGTACGGGCGGGCGATGGCGCAGGAGGCCATCAACGAGACGCTCGTGTCGCGGGCCAAGGCCGGGCGGTTCGTGGTGCGGCTCAAAGGCGGCGACCCGTTCGTGTTCGGCCGCGGCAGCGAGGAGCTCGAGGCGTGCCTCGCGGCCGGGGTGCCGGTCGAGGTGGTGCCGGGGGTGACCTCGGCGGTGGCGGTGCCCTCGTCGGCGTGGATCCCGGTCACGCACCGGGGGGTCGCGCACGAGCTGGTCGTGGTGTCCGGGCACGTCGCTCCGGAGGACCCGCGGTCGCTCGTCGACTGGTCCGCGCTGGCGCGGCTCAAGGGCACGCTGGTGATCCTGATGGGCGTGGAGCGGTTGCCGGCGATCACCGCCGCGCTGATCGCCCACGGCCGGGCGGCGGACACTCCGGCCGCGGTGATCCAGGAGGGTACGACCGGGTCGCAGCGTCAGGTGCTGGCCACCCTCGGCACGGTCGCGTCGGACGCGCTCGCGGCCGGCCTGTCGCACCCGGCGATCTGTGTCGTGGGCGAGGTCGTGACGATCGGGGCGCGTCTGACGGCACTCGCCTCCGCCCTCCCGGCGAGCGTCCAGGGCTGACCGCTCAAGGTTTGGTTACCCTTAGTAACAAGGGATGCTCGCTTATGGCCGGTCGACCGGCGATCGTCGTCCGCTCCCGCGACGGCGTCGCACAGTGATACGTCCCATTTGTGGAGCCGATCAAGCGGCGTGAGGGCGAGTGCGTTTTGCGTTGCTTTGTCCCTTTCGGGAAGGCATACTCCTAAGGGCACGAACCCGGGGCCGCGCCGCCGTCCAGTGTGGTGGTGACCACCGGTGTGTATCGCTCGCACAGCACGGAATCCCAGGTCGAACGGTCAGTATTCGCCGTGTTCGCAACCGTTCCGTGCTGCTGCCGACATTCGCCATCCAGTCGAAAGGAGCTCTTTCGCCTTGTCTTCCAAGTTCATGCGCGGGCTCGTCCTCGCGGGCGTAGCGACCGCAAGCCTGGCCAGCGTGGCTGCCCCCGCGTCGGCCGCGACGCAGAGCACCGCTCCGGCCGCCAAGAAGGCCGCCATCGTCGTCATCTGTGACGGGTACGCACCCGTCTACGGATGCCAGTACCCGGACTACCTGGACTACCCCTGGGCCGGTGACTACTACCGCGGTGGCGATTACTACTACTACGGCCGTCCCGGCTTCTACTGGGGCCGTGGCGACAACTGGGGTTGGGGTGGCCGCCACCACCGTCACTGGCGTGGTCACCACCACCGCCGGTGGCGTTGAGAGGCTGACCGCCTCACGCACGGAAGCTTGACGCCGTCGTCGGGAGACTAGGCCGGGCCGCCACCCGGGCTCTCCCGACCACGGCATGAGGCCGCCCGGTTCGTCCGGGCGGCCGACCTATGTCCCGACGTGCAGCCGTCGCTCCTCGGAGAGCAGCGCGAACATCGCGACGATCGCCTCGGGATCGTCCACTCGGTACTCCGCGGCCGTCTCGCCCGGACCGACCTTGACCCCGACGTCACCCGGGCGCAGCACCGCGAACGCCTTCTCGTCGGTCACGTCGTCGCCGGCGAACAGCACCGCGTCGGCGCCCGTGCGCTCGCGTAGGACGTCCAGCGCGGTGCCCTTGCTGGTCTCGACGACGGCCAGTTCGAGGACCTTCTTGCCCGCCGTGGAGTGGACACCCGGCCAGCTCCCCGGCCCGGCCGCCACGCCGGCGAGAAGCTTCTCCCCGGCGTCGGCATCGGCGTTGCGGACGTGCACCGCGACGCTGGCGATCTTCTCCTCCAGCGCCGCGCCCGGCACCGTTCCGACGAGCGAACCCAGCTCGGCGAGCAGCCGCGCACGCAGGTCGGCGGCCTCCGACGGAATCGCGAACCCGTCGTCGAACTCGACGCCGTGGGTACCCACCAGCAGCGCCTCGCCGCCCAGCCCGGAAAGCCGGGCGAGGTCGACGAGCGCGCGCCCGGAGAGCAACGCCACCGACGTGCGGGGGAGCGTCACCAGCTCCTGCAGCGCGTCGATGCCCGCCGGCAGCGGGAACGCCTTCGCCGGGTCGCTGACGATCGGCGCGAGCACGCCGTCGTAGTCGGTGGCGACCAGCAGGGTCTCGACGGCGGACAGGCGAGCGATCGCGTCCCGCAGCGTCATGCCTCGATCCCCATCGCCTGGAGGAAGTCGGCGGCCCAGCGCGACACGTCGTGCTCGGCGACCTGCCTGCGCATACGGCGCATCCGGCGGCGCGCGTCGGCCGGGTCGGCGTTGATGGCCTGCAGCACGCGCTCCTTGACGCCGTCGATGTCGTGCGGGTTGACCAGGTAGGCCTGCTTGAGCTCCGCGGCCGCGCCGGTGAACTCGCTCAGGATCAGCGTGCCGCCGTGGTCGACCCGGGACGCGACGTACTCCTTGGCGACCAGGTTCATGCCGTCACGCAGCGGGGTGACGAGCATGACGTCGGCCGCGCGGTAGAACGCGGTGAGCTCCTCACGGCTGAACGACTGGTGCAGGTAGTGCACCGCGGGCGCGCCCACGTTGCCGTAGTCACCGTTGATGCGCCCGACCTGGAGCTCGATCTCGTCGCGCAGCACCTTGTAGTGCTCGACCCGCTCCCGGCTGGGCGTCGCGATCTGGATCAGCGCGACGTCCGGCACGCTCACCGAGCCGTCCTGGAGCAGCTCCGAGAACGTCTTGAGCCGGATGGCGATGCCCTTGGTGTAGTCCAACCGGTCGACGCCGAGCAGGATCGTCTTCGGGTGGCCGAGCTCGTCCCGGATCTCGGCCGAGCGCTTGGCGATGCGCTCCTCGCGCGCGATCGCGTCGATGCTGGCGAAGTCGATCGAGATCGGGAACGACCGGGCGCGGACCGTGCGGCCCTCGAAGTCCACCTCGCTGCCGCGCGGCTTCAGGTCGATCAGCCGCCGGGCGAGGCGCAGGAAGTTCGCCGCCCCGCCGGGCAGCTGGAACCCGATCAGGTCGGCGCCCAGCAGCCCGCGGATCACCTGCGTGCGCCACGGCAGCTGCATGAACAGCTCCTGCGGCGGGAACGGGATGTGCAGGAAGAACCCGATCCGCAGATCCGGCCTCCGCTCACGGAGCATCTGCGGCACCAGCTGGAGCTGGTAGTCCTGCACCCAGACCACGGCATTGTCCGGCGCGGCCTCGGCGGCGGCGTCGGCGAAGCGGCGGTTCACCGTGACGTAGTCGTCCCACCAGCTGCGGTGGTACTCGGGCTCGGCGATGACGTCGTGGTACAGCGGCCAGAGCGTGGCGTTCGAGAAGCCCTCGTAGTACGAGTCGACCTCGCGGTGCGAGAGCGGCACCGGATGGATCTGGATGCCGTCGGCCTCGAACGGCTCGGGCGCGTCGCCGGCGTCACCGGACCAGCCGACCCAGACGCCCTGCCGCTTGCGCATCACCGGCTCGAGCGCCGTGACCAGGCCTCCCGGGCTGGGACGCCAATGAACGGAACCGTCGGCTCTCACCTCGCGATCGACTGGCAATCGGTTGGCGACGACGACGATCGAAGTGCGATCCGACACGGGCGGAACCCCCTCGGGTTGTCCGTACGGCCGTCATCCTATCGGGCGTTCGCCGAGGCTAGACCACCGACTTGGGCTATCCGGACCGTTCGGGTCCGGTCGATCACCCGCTGTGCCCCGTAAGGAGGCCCATCATTCACGACCGGGCCAGCTCTATCGATTCAGTTTCCCGGCGTCGGAACCTCGGTCTACCAGGGCCGGAGTTAGCTGCTTCCGGATCGTTACCTGTTTGAATCCCAGGGATGTTGCGCTGGAGTTAAGAAAGCGCTTTCATCGCCATACCGCCCGGGGGATCGAGGCGTAGCTCACACGGTGACCGGTGGAGCGGTCATTGTGCGACACGCATCCCTCGTCAAGAAGGAGGTTGCAAACGATGGTGTTTGGTGTGCCGCGCCGACGAGCCTTCACAGGGGCTGTGGCAGCGGTGGGGACGGTGATTCTCCTCGCGAGCTGCAGCACCAGCGGCTCCGGGGCGGACAAGGACTCCGCCGAGTGTGAGCCCTACAAGAAGTGGGCCGTCGAGGAAGACGCCACGGTGACGGCGTACTCGTCGATCCGTGACGTCGAGGCCGACCGGCTCGAGGAATCCTGGAAGCAGTTCGAGGACTGCACGGGTATCACCATCGAGCACGAGGGCTCCGGTGAGTTCGAGGCCCAGCTCAACGTCCGTGTGGACGGTGGCAACGCTCCTGACCTCGCGTTCTTCCCCCAGCCGGGCCTGCTGGCCTCGCTGGCCAAGGAAGGAAAGGTGAAGCCGGCTCCGGCCGCCGTCAAGACCAGCGCCGACGCGAACTTCTCGCCGGACTGGATCAAGTACGGCACGGTCGACGGCAAGTTCTACGCCGCGCCGCTCGGTGCGAACGTGAAGTCGTTCGTCTGGTACTCGCCGAAGACGTTCAAGGACAAGGGCTACCAGGTCCCCACCACGTGGGCCGAGCTGATCGCCCTCTCCGACAAGATCGCCGGAACCGGCGAGAAGCCGTGGTGCGCGGGCGTCGAGTCCGGTGACGCCACCGGCTGGCCGGCCACCGACTGGCTCGAGGACGTCCTCCTGCGCACCGGTACGCCGGAGGAGTACGACGCGTGGGTCAACCACACCACGCCGTTCAACTCCGCGCCGATCGTGGCGGGCCTCGACCAGGTCGGCAAGATCCTGAAGAACCCGAAGTACGTCAACGGTGGTTACGGCGACGTCAAGAGCATCGTGACCACGTCGTTCCAGGAGGGTGGCCTGCCCATCCTCGAGAACAAGTGCACGCTGCACCGTCAGGCGTCCTTCTACGGCAACCAGTGGCCGGAAGGCACCACGGTGGCCGCTGACGGCGACGTGTTCGCGTTCTACCTGCCCCCGATCGACCCCGCCAAGGGCAAGCCGGTGCTCGGTGCCGGTGAGTTCGTCGGTGCGTTCGCGGACCGCAAGGAGGTCCAGGCCGTGCAGGAGTACCTCTCCACGCCGGAGTGGGCCAACAGCCGGGCCAAGATCGGTGAGGGTGGCTGGATCAGCGCCAACAAGGGCCTGGACGCGAACAACCTGAAGAGCCCGATCGACAAGCTGTCGGTCGAGATCCTGCAGGACCCGAAGTCGGTCTTCCGCTTCGACGGTTCGGACCAGATGCCCGGTTCGGTGGGCGCCGGTTCGTTCTGGAAGGCCATGGTCGCCTGGCTGAACGGCGAGGCCACCAAGCCCGCGCTCGACTCGGTCGAGAAGAGCTGGCCGAAGTAGTTCCACGGGGTCGGCTCGTCCGACCGGCCCGGGCGGTGCTTCCGCACCGCCCGGGCACCTGCTTGCCCACCGTTCGGTGGCCGAGCGTTACGAATTTGCCGCCACGAGTTTCCGCTGATGCCCGGCCTGGTGCCGGGCGTCGGCGCAAGATGGTGAAACTCGCGTGACGGCCGTGACGCGCCACGAACGAGAAGGCGTAATTCCACTGGCGTCACGGCCCGGACCACGGGCGTGCGCTGACGAAACCTGTGCGGGTCGGGTGCCCGGGGGCTGGACCCCCGGGCATTCCGGCATCGGAAGGAGTGGGCCGTGGATTTTGTCGACTGGGGCCCGAAACTGTTCAACGCTCTGCTGGCCGTCGCCGTCTTCGGCGCGGTCGTGGGGCTCCTCCTGCTCGTGGTCGATCGCGCCCCCAAGCGCGGCCACGACAGGTACCAGCTGGCGGTGTTCCTGCTGCCCGCGGTCGTGCTGCTGGCGGTCGGGCTGCTGATACCGGCGGTCCGGACGACGATCCTGTCGTTCACCAACGCGGCCGGTGACTTCGTCGGGTTGGACAACTACAAGTGGTTGTTCACCGAGGACGAAGCGCTGATCACGATCCGCAACACGATCATCTGGACCGTGCTGACGCCGATCCTGGCGACCGGCATCGGCCTGCTCT contains:
- the cobT gene encoding nicotinate-nucleotide--dimethylbenzimidazole phosphoribosyltransferase; this translates as MLSSTVAAIGPADAAAAAQARDRQARMTKPAGSLGVLEDLSIRLAGLAGQCPPPLPEPAAVAVFAGDHGVHAQGVTPWPQEVTGQMVANFLAGGAVVNAFAAQVGAAVTVVDVGVAVAPAAGAGLLERNVRRGTRDMTVEPAMTRDEAIAAIEVGIAVAGELVDAGHRALLTGDMGIANTTASAALVAAFTGADAAAVTGAGTGIDAETLAHKTEVVRRALARHDLDADDPIGVLAAVGGLEHAAIAGLVLGGAARRVPVILDGVIAGSATLVAAALAPDCLDAVVAGHRSTEPGHGVALDHLGLTPLVDLSLRLGEGTGAVLALPLVQAGVRALRDVATFDSAGVTEKQ
- the cobA gene encoding uroporphyrinogen-III C-methyltransferase, with the protein product MTYPVGLRLTGRRVLVVGGGTVAQRRVPALLDAGAQIVLVAPEVTPALDALAAAGRLRWEPREYTAGDVDGAWYVMAATDVPAVNAAVAEAAEAAHTFCARADDGSDASAWTPAVGRHGNLTVAVHADRDPRRAALLRDALVDRLNDGSLDAAPQRGRGPVPGVALVGAGPGDPELITVRGRRLLSQAEVVVADRLAPQLLLDELPPHVEVVDASKVPYGRAMAQEAINETLVSRAKAGRFVVRLKGGDPFVFGRGSEELEACLAAGVPVEVVPGVTSAVAVPSSAWIPVTHRGVAHELVVVSGHVAPEDPRSLVDWSALARLKGTLVILMGVERLPAITAALIAHGRAADTPAAVIQEGTTGSQRQVLATLGTVASDALAAGLSHPAICVVGEVVTIGARLTALASALPASVQG
- the otsB gene encoding trehalose-phosphatase, producing the protein MTLRDAIARLSAVETLLVATDYDGVLAPIVSDPAKAFPLPAGIDALQELVTLPRTSVALLSGRALVDLARLSGLGGEALLVGTHGVEFDDGFAIPSEAADLRARLLAELGSLVGTVPGAALEEKIASVAVHVRNADADAGEKLLAGVAAGPGSWPGVHSTAGKKVLELAVVETSKGTALDVLRERTGADAVLFAGDDVTDEKAFAVLRPGDVGVKVGPGETAAEYRVDDPEAIVAMFALLSEERRLHVGT
- a CDS encoding alpha,alpha-trehalose-phosphate synthase (UDP-forming) — encoded protein: MSDRTSIVVVANRLPVDREVRADGSVHWRPSPGGLVTALEPVMRKRQGVWVGWSGDAGDAPEPFEADGIQIHPVPLSHREVDSYYEGFSNATLWPLYHDVIAEPEYHRSWWDDYVTVNRRFADAAAEAAPDNAVVWVQDYQLQLVPQMLRERRPDLRIGFFLHIPFPPQELFMQLPWRTQVIRGLLGADLIGFQLPGGAANFLRLARRLIDLKPRGSEVDFEGRTVRARSFPISIDFASIDAIAREERIAKRSAEIRDELGHPKTILLGVDRLDYTKGIAIRLKTFSELLQDGSVSVPDVALIQIATPSRERVEHYKVLRDEIELQVGRINGDYGNVGAPAVHYLHQSFSREELTAFYRAADVMLVTPLRDGMNLVAKEYVASRVDHGGTLILSEFTGAAAELKQAYLVNPHDIDGVKERVLQAINADPADARRRMRRMRRQVAEHDVSRWAADFLQAMGIEA
- a CDS encoding ABC transporter substrate-binding protein codes for the protein MVFGVPRRRAFTGAVAAVGTVILLASCSTSGSGADKDSAECEPYKKWAVEEDATVTAYSSIRDVEADRLEESWKQFEDCTGITIEHEGSGEFEAQLNVRVDGGNAPDLAFFPQPGLLASLAKEGKVKPAPAAVKTSADANFSPDWIKYGTVDGKFYAAPLGANVKSFVWYSPKTFKDKGYQVPTTWAELIALSDKIAGTGEKPWCAGVESGDATGWPATDWLEDVLLRTGTPEEYDAWVNHTTPFNSAPIVAGLDQVGKILKNPKYVNGGYGDVKSIVTTSFQEGGLPILENKCTLHRQASFYGNQWPEGTTVAADGDVFAFYLPPIDPAKGKPVLGAGEFVGAFADRKEVQAVQEYLSTPEWANSRAKIGEGGWISANKGLDANNLKSPIDKLSVEILQDPKSVFRFDGSDQMPGSVGAGSFWKAMVAWLNGEATKPALDSVEKSWPK